In a genomic window of Alphaproteobacteria bacterium:
- a CDS encoding alginate lyase family protein, whose translation MRKLYLPVLFLICAASMITLSQSSCVARNEKAPQVLKRHLIPPFDVASIRAEKSVKPSKKFKCRPAPLPIRDLHFNSMYDPDSENASIVDPEELKKYKKATKDIHDLETGLGRNANAYVLSKTADPAIARCVVNWLNLWASEEAMLGESNRMGEFVRKWALSSIALSYLQVRDSQELTKEDKQSVEHWIRLLAERVVEDFSQNPKITSRRNNHMYWAGWGVITAAVVLDDKKLFDWGIESARIGIRQIQKDGTLPLELARGAKAYNYHHYAAIPLMMTASLAQKNGIDLFKENDEALKRLARVIIENLDNQAYFEKLTGEKQNLERTITSSNLSWLEPYYNDSGDPEALKWLEKFRPVKHSRVGGDATLLYGADKK comes from the coding sequence ATGCGGAAACTCTATTTACCCGTTCTGTTCCTGATCTGCGCGGCCAGCATGATAACCCTCAGCCAGTCCTCGTGCGTGGCGAGAAATGAAAAGGCTCCGCAGGTGTTAAAAAGGCATCTTATCCCACCCTTCGATGTCGCATCCATAAGGGCGGAAAAATCTGTAAAACCCTCAAAAAAATTCAAATGCCGCCCCGCGCCGCTGCCCATCCGCGATCTTCACTTCAACTCCATGTACGATCCGGATTCGGAAAACGCCTCCATTGTCGATCCCGAAGAATTAAAGAAATACAAAAAGGCGACAAAGGACATCCATGATCTGGAAACCGGACTGGGCAGAAACGCAAATGCCTACGTTCTGTCCAAAACGGCAGACCCGGCCATCGCACGGTGCGTGGTAAACTGGTTAAATCTCTGGGCCTCCGAAGAGGCGATGCTCGGGGAATCCAACCGCATGGGCGAATTCGTCCGCAAGTGGGCGCTCTCCTCCATCGCGCTCTCCTATCTGCAAGTCCGCGACAGCCAGGAACTCACGAAAGAAGACAAACAGAGTGTAGAGCACTGGATCAGACTTCTGGCGGAACGGGTCGTCGAGGATTTTTCACAAAACCCAAAAATCACCTCGCGCCGCAACAACCATATGTACTGGGCCGGATGGGGCGTCATAACCGCCGCGGTTGTGCTTGATGACAAAAAGCTGTTCGACTGGGGCATAGAAAGCGCCCGCATCGGAATTCGCCAGATTCAAAAGGACGGCACCTTGCCCCTCGAACTCGCCCGCGGCGCGAAGGCTTACAATTACCACCACTACGCGGCGATCCCCCTGATGATGACCGCTTCCCTCGCACAGAAAAACGGCATCGACCTGTTCAAGGAAAACGATGAAGCCCTCAAACGGCTGGCGCGAGTGATTATCGAGAACCTAGACAATCAGGCGTACTTCGAAAAACTGACCGGGGAAAAACAGAATCTTGAGCGGACAATCACCAGTTCCAACCTGTCATGGCTGGAACCTTACTATAATGACTCTGGCGATCCCGAGGCTCTCAAATGGCTGGAGAAATTCCGGCCTGTAAAACACAGCCGGGTCGGAGGCGATGCAACCCTCTTATACGGCGCGGACAAAAAATAG
- a CDS encoding right-handed parallel beta-helix repeat-containing protein, whose amino-acid sequence MQVQRRQFIDIPAREERRTLPELLRDAFYVVIALSIIGYFGYKYSSKLKLFNDRLNVTVAPFDPATVKPPVLPDLAPFTTENIIKKIRPPAPGKIVVNDMTAYPEFSEFMEDDAPRRLRLLQHRINPQAIVIESGHYTLTQLYEEIHKDDPESKMIVKLEGNKYLLRMPLGVLIGASLVISDQDTPELLLSKQANAFLVNGGDMFIIKTTVKGWDEVKNAPTKYIDKVDYRPFITSWGGGGLYIASSRIESLGYLKGKSYGVSYSACTSCLKVNPFLPHATGANVDSYFTDMFYGFYSYEAYDVAIVNNVYEDNVIYAIDPHDRSRRLIIANNKTFGTHYKHGIIVSREVNDSWIFGNHTHHNKGSGIMIDRLSRNNVIANNLSEDNEQDGLTYFESQDNISWGNIFRNNKRNGILARNSWNIKSYNDDILMNGGVAVEAYSVNLVGKELHRDFELDPFTQKADIALYGAKIKTNGSAVFKFVDTDYLDLSNVDISSGASLFPPAFVYDSGLIYEKIKNPKVSVRVETGFKSTDTVKFPTKFE is encoded by the coding sequence ATGCAAGTACAACGACGCCAGTTTATAGATATTCCCGCCCGCGAGGAACGGCGCACCCTTCCCGAGCTTCTCAGGGATGCGTTTTATGTTGTGATCGCTTTGTCGATCATCGGGTATTTCGGTTATAAGTATTCGAGCAAGCTTAAGCTGTTCAATGATCGGTTGAATGTCACGGTCGCGCCGTTCGATCCGGCCACGGTCAAGCCTCCGGTTCTACCCGATCTGGCGCCTTTCACGACCGAAAACATTATCAAGAAAATCCGTCCGCCCGCGCCGGGGAAGATCGTCGTGAACGATATGACGGCCTATCCCGAATTCTCGGAGTTTATGGAGGACGATGCGCCGCGCCGCCTGCGGCTGTTGCAGCATCGGATCAACCCGCAGGCGATTGTGATCGAGTCCGGGCATTATACCCTGACGCAGCTTTATGAGGAGATCCACAAAGACGATCCCGAGAGCAAGATGATCGTGAAGCTTGAGGGGAATAAATATCTCCTGCGGATGCCCTTGGGCGTCCTGATCGGGGCCAGCCTGGTCATCAGCGATCAGGATACGCCCGAGTTGCTGCTTTCCAAGCAGGCGAATGCATTCCTTGTGAATGGCGGGGATATGTTCATCATCAAGACCACGGTCAAGGGATGGGACGAAGTCAAGAACGCGCCGACCAAATATATTGATAAAGTGGATTACAGACCCTTCATCACCTCGTGGGGCGGCGGAGGGCTTTATATCGCCAGCAGCCGGATCGAATCCCTCGGGTATCTTAAGGGGAAATCCTACGGGGTCAGCTACTCTGCCTGCACATCTTGCCTGAAGGTCAATCCGTTCCTCCCCCATGCGACCGGTGCGAACGTGGACAGCTATTTCACCGATATGTTCTACGGGTTCTATTCCTACGAAGCCTATGACGTGGCCATCGTCAACAATGTCTATGAAGACAACGTGATCTATGCGATCGACCCGCACGACCGTTCGCGGCGGTTGATTATCGCCAATAACAAGACGTTCGGTACGCACTACAAGCACGGGATTATCGTCTCCCGCGAGGTCAATGACAGCTGGATTTTCGGCAACCATACGCATCACAACAAAGGGTCCGGGATCATGATCGACCGACTCAGCCGCAATAATGTGATCGCGAACAACCTGTCGGAAGATAATGAGCAGGACGGGCTGACCTATTTCGAAAGTCAGGATAATATTAGCTGGGGCAATATCTTCCGGAACAACAAACGGAACGGGATTCTGGCGCGGAACAGCTGGAACATCAAATCCTACAACGACGACATTCTGATGAATGGCGGGGTGGCGGTCGAGGCCTACTCGGTCAATCTTGTCGGTAAGGAACTGCACCGGGATTTCGAGCTAGACCCGTTTACGCAAAAGGCCGACATCGCCCTCTATGGTGCCAAGATCAAGACTAATGGCAGCGCGGTCTTTAAATTCGTCGATACGGATTATCTTGATTTGTCGAACGTGGATATCTCTTCCGGGGCGTCGTTGTTTCCCCCCGCTTTTGTCTATGACAGCGGACTGATCTACGAGAAAATCAAAAATCCGAAAGTGTCGGTGCGTGTGGAAACTGGGTTTAAATCTACTGATACAGTGAAGTTTCCCACTAAATTCGAGTAA
- a CDS encoding alginate O-acetyltransferase AlgF codes for MKHTFANKLTFAMLIMALAIISGAGAFAASEDEGLYDPVPPENSAYVRFIHAQPEESELPPKVNGKERDGVKFGGVKPYSVIAPGKIAVEMGSFKTEFDAEAKGRYTVILQNKALRVEKDPMATNELKAHIVVYNLTDLDDIAIKTADGKINVVGPIKAGQMMNIEVNPIKVSLKVFSGDKEFASLNEWPLERKENYIIAVVKGDVGGIGTYDRARISEE; via the coding sequence ATGAAACATACTTTTGCCAATAAACTGACTTTTGCCATGTTAATCATGGCTTTAGCGATTATTTCGGGCGCAGGCGCCTTTGCGGCGTCCGAGGATGAGGGGCTTTATGATCCCGTTCCGCCGGAAAATTCGGCCTATGTGCGCTTTATCCATGCCCAACCGGAAGAGTCCGAACTGCCCCCCAAGGTGAACGGCAAGGAACGTGACGGCGTCAAATTCGGCGGCGTGAAGCCTTATTCCGTCATTGCGCCTGGTAAAATCGCCGTCGAGATGGGTTCTTTCAAGACCGAGTTCGATGCCGAAGCCAAGGGCCGCTATACCGTGATCCTGCAGAACAAAGCTCTGCGGGTGGAGAAAGACCCGATGGCGACCAACGAACTGAAAGCGCATATCGTCGTCTATAACCTGACGGACCTTGACGATATCGCGATCAAGACCGCCGATGGCAAGATCAACGTCGTCGGACCGATCAAGGCCGGGCAGATGATGAATATCGAAGTCAATCCGATCAAGGTTTCCTTGAAAGTCTTTTCGGGTGACAAGGAATTCGCCTCTTTGAACGAGTGGCCGCTTGAGCGCAAGGAGAACTACATCATTGCGGTGGTGAAGGGCGATGTCGGCGGAATCGGCACCTATGACCGCGCACGCATCTCGGAAGAGTAA
- a CDS encoding phosphomannomutase/phosphoglucomutase: MSDKKIKTNTEAFERDIFVMPSGFREYDARWLYPDQINLRGIQLLGMGIGTIMQEEGITPPKIAVGHDYRSYSASIKQALIIGLMASGCEVKDIGLALSPVAYFAQFDQDCPAVAMVTASHNENGWTGVKMGIQRPLTFGPELMSRLKDMVLSEKVKSKAGGTYEYIDGMKDRYISDVTKGVKLSRKLKVVVACGNGTAGVYAPQALRAIGCDVVEMDCELDYTFPRYNPNPEDLEMLHALSDRVKETGADIGFGFDGDGDRCGVVDNTGEEIFADKIGVLLARDLATVHKNPTFVVDVKSTGLYHTDPVLKQLNVKTDYWKTGHSYIKRRVSELQALAGFEKSGHFFFNSPIGRGYDDGILTAVAVCQMMERAKGKTLADLRESLPKTWSSPTMSPYCPDETKYQVVDSVIAHYQSLFSKGQTLLGQKIHSVVTVNGIRVTLEDGTWGLVRASSNKPTLVVVVESPVSEKLMHAMFEEIDATLRKYPEVGEYDQKLKAA, translated from the coding sequence ATGAGCGATAAGAAAATCAAGACCAACACCGAGGCTTTCGAGCGCGATATCTTTGTCATGCCCAGCGGTTTCCGCGAGTATGATGCCCGCTGGCTCTATCCCGACCAGATCAATCTGCGCGGCATCCAGCTTCTGGGCATGGGGATCGGCACGATCATGCAGGAGGAGGGGATCACCCCGCCGAAGATCGCCGTTGGTCACGATTACCGCTCGTATAGCGCCAGCATCAAGCAGGCTTTGATTATCGGCCTGATGGCCAGTGGCTGCGAGGTCAAGGATATCGGCCTTGCGCTGTCGCCCGTTGCCTATTTCGCGCAATTCGATCAGGATTGCCCCGCCGTGGCGATGGTTACGGCCAGCCATAATGAGAACGGCTGGACGGGGGTCAAGATGGGCATCCAGCGACCGCTGACCTTCGGGCCGGAGTTGATGTCGCGTTTGAAGGATATGGTTCTGTCCGAAAAGGTGAAGTCCAAAGCGGGCGGCACGTATGAGTATATCGACGGCATGAAGGACCGTTATATCTCTGATGTCACCAAGGGCGTCAAACTGTCCCGAAAGCTGAAAGTGGTCGTTGCCTGTGGCAATGGCACGGCGGGTGTTTATGCTCCGCAAGCCTTGAGAGCCATCGGCTGCGACGTTGTCGAAATGGATTGCGAACTGGATTACACGTTCCCGCGCTACAACCCGAACCCTGAAGACCTTGAGATGCTTCACGCGCTGAGCGACCGGGTGAAGGAAACGGGTGCGGATATCGGTTTCGGCTTTGACGGGGACGGCGACCGCTGCGGCGTTGTTGACAATACCGGCGAGGAGATTTTTGCGGATAAAATCGGCGTTCTTCTGGCCCGTGATCTGGCGACCGTTCACAAGAACCCGACCTTCGTCGTGGATGTTAAATCTACGGGGCTTTACCACACCGATCCTGTCCTCAAACAACTAAACGTCAAGACGGATTACTGGAAGACCGGACATTCCTATATCAAACGCCGGGTCAGCGAATTGCAGGCTCTGGCCGGGTTCGAGAAGAGCGGTCATTTCTTCTTCAACTCCCCTATCGGGCGCGGTTATGACGACGGCATCCTGACCGCCGTGGCGGTTTGCCAGATGATGGAACGGGCCAAGGGCAAGACGCTTGCGGATTTGCGCGAGAGCCTTCCCAAGACGTGGAGTTCGCCGACCATGTCGCCGTACTGCCCGGATGAGACAAAATATCAGGTTGTGGACAGCGTGATCGCGCACTATCAGTCTCTTTTCAGCAAAGGCCAAACCCTTCTGGGCCAGAAAATCCATAGCGTTGTGACCGTTAACGGCATCCGCGTAACACTGGAAGACGGGACGTGGGGGCTGGTTCGTGCTTCCTCCAACAAGCCTACACTGGTTGTGGTGGTGGAAAGCCCGGTTTCGGAAAAATTAATGCACGCGATGTTCGAAGAGATTGACGCCACGCTTCGTAAATATCCTGAGGTCGGCGAATACGACCAAAAGCTTAAGGCGGCTTAG
- a CDS encoding glycosyltransferase family 2 protein: MRTEPQHGRRILGIEGLPGFTIYTVLLLILVSFLPKYALDPVSNQFILVVGGLAAWRYTWGLIHFLRSLWYRHITFPGLRAKAERGGEGLMPSYIYLLVTSFRIEAQTSVKVFTAAVQEAIDCGLPTTLVASIVELGDEFMVKQIYASLNPPDHVRLMIVRIPGTGKRDGLAQGFRAISRDLPPPGAVVAVIDGDSILEEGLVRKCVPFFKMMPNLGALTTDELCEVKGSKVIREWHHLRFAQRQVLMCSVALSKKVLTLTGRMSMFRAEIITNPSFIDDVQNDSINHWRLGRFKFLTGDDKSSWYWVLRHGYDMLYVPDTVVMTVEHPPSPYFFKATTQLMFRWFGNMLRTNGRAMALGPMRIGFFTWWCIVDQRISMWTSLAGPVFAAMLVIKHSVVFFPIYVAWIGITRWVMTLMLMTSRPVLSWYYPFLIYYNQVWGSVIKTYVFFRLDKQSWTRQKTKLMRAGMTPFQQKFVNMTSNYLYVVAMTVFVALVGFFSGVMDIPKLH; encoded by the coding sequence ATGAGAACGGAACCGCAGCATGGACGGCGTATTTTGGGAATCGAAGGATTGCCCGGGTTTACGATATACACCGTCCTGTTGCTGATTCTGGTTTCGTTTCTGCCGAAATACGCGCTCGATCCCGTCTCGAACCAGTTCATTCTGGTCGTGGGCGGGCTTGCCGCGTGGCGATACACTTGGGGGCTTATTCATTTTCTCCGGTCCCTGTGGTACCGCCATATCACCTTCCCCGGCTTGCGGGCTAAGGCCGAGCGGGGTGGGGAGGGGCTGATGCCCTCTTATATCTATCTGCTTGTGACCAGTTTCCGTATTGAGGCGCAGACTTCGGTTAAAGTCTTTACGGCGGCGGTGCAGGAAGCGATTGATTGCGGACTGCCGACCACGCTTGTGGCCTCTATCGTCGAGCTTGGCGATGAATTCATGGTCAAACAGATTTACGCCAGCCTCAATCCTCCCGATCATGTCAGGCTGATGATCGTGCGGATTCCCGGAACGGGCAAGCGCGATGGTTTGGCGCAGGGGTTCCGGGCGATTTCCCGCGATCTGCCGCCACCGGGGGCGGTCGTGGCTGTTATTGACGGTGACTCCATCCTGGAGGAAGGGCTGGTCCGCAAATGTGTGCCGTTCTTTAAAATGATGCCCAATCTCGGCGCCCTGACGACCGATGAGCTGTGCGAGGTCAAGGGTAGCAAGGTCATCCGCGAGTGGCATCATCTGCGGTTCGCGCAGCGTCAGGTGCTGATGTGCTCCGTTGCCTTGTCGAAAAAAGTTCTTACCCTTACAGGCCGGATGTCCATGTTCCGGGCCGAGATTATCACCAACCCCAGTTTTATCGACGATGTCCAGAACGACTCGATCAATCACTGGCGGCTGGGTCGGTTCAAGTTTCTGACCGGGGACGATAAGTCGAGCTGGTACTGGGTCTTGCGTCATGGTTACGATATGCTTTATGTGCCCGATACGGTTGTCATGACGGTCGAGCATCCGCCTTCGCCTTACTTCTTCAAAGCCACGACGCAGCTTATGTTCCGCTGGTTCGGCAATATGCTCCGCACCAACGGGCGGGCGATGGCCCTTGGACCCATGCGGATCGGGTTTTTTACGTGGTGGTGTATTGTCGATCAGCGGATTTCGATGTGGACCTCGCTGGCCGGTCCTGTTTTCGCCGCCATGCTGGTTATCAAGCACTCCGTGGTCTTTTTCCCGATTTATGTGGCGTGGATCGGCATTACGCGCTGGGTGATGACCTTGATGCTCATGACCTCCCGCCCTGTGCTGAGCTGGTATTACCCGTTCCTGATTTATTACAATCAGGTGTGGGGATCGGTGATCAAAACCTACGTCTTTTTCAGGCTGGACAAGCAATCCTGGACGCGTCAGAAAACCAAGCTTATGCGGGCGGGAATGACGCCGTTCCAGCAGAAATTCGTCAATATGACGTCGAATTACCTTTATGTCGTGGCGATGACGGTTTTCGTGGCGCTGGTTGGATTTTTCTCCGGGGTTATGGATATTCCTAAGTTGCACTAA
- a CDS encoding UDP-glucose/GDP-mannose dehydrogenase family protein, translating to MKISVFGLGYVGAVASACLAESGFDVIAIDTDPVKVKCLAEGRSPIIEPGLPEMIKANKVNGRLKATLDVREAVLNSDISLICVGTPSNADGSLKLDYVEAVCAQIGAVIKDKPGYHSVVLRSTVVPGTARNIAIPALEKASGKKAGVDFGFGNNPEFLRESTAIYDYFNPPKVVIGSLDKKTADAMVEIYKDIKADQAICTVEVAEGVKYADNAWHAMKVGFANELGNIMKEMGVDSHKVMDIFFLDTKLNISKAYLKPGFAFGGSCLPKDVRAIRACGKAKGVQTHIFDALLEANDEQVRRAVKLIKETGKKKIGMMGLSFKAGTDDLRESPLVTLADLLLKEGYELVIYDPSVFEASQMEGANQKYIREGIPQISKCLVETAGEFLPRAEVIVIGNHGEDYGQIIAKTSAQTPIIDLVRLKNNPVEDRASYTGICW from the coding sequence ATGAAAATAAGTGTATTTGGACTGGGGTATGTTGGGGCTGTGGCCAGCGCGTGTCTGGCGGAGTCGGGGTTTGACGTTATTGCGATTGACACTGACCCTGTGAAGGTCAAGTGTCTGGCCGAGGGCCGCTCACCGATTATCGAGCCGGGCCTTCCCGAAATGATTAAAGCGAATAAAGTGAATGGCCGTTTGAAGGCGACTCTGGATGTACGCGAAGCCGTTTTGAACAGCGATATCTCGCTGATCTGCGTCGGGACGCCGAGCAATGCCGACGGTTCCCTGAAGCTCGATTATGTCGAAGCGGTGTGCGCCCAGATTGGCGCTGTTATCAAGGACAAGCCGGGTTACCACTCTGTCGTTCTGCGTTCGACCGTCGTTCCGGGTACCGCCCGTAACATCGCTATTCCTGCGCTTGAGAAAGCTTCGGGCAAAAAAGCCGGCGTGGATTTCGGTTTCGGGAACAACCCTGAATTCCTGCGGGAAAGCACCGCGATTTACGATTACTTCAATCCTCCGAAGGTCGTTATTGGCTCTTTGGATAAAAAGACCGCCGATGCGATGGTTGAAATCTATAAGGATATCAAGGCCGATCAGGCGATCTGCACCGTTGAAGTGGCCGAAGGCGTCAAGTACGCCGACAATGCCTGGCACGCCATGAAGGTCGGGTTCGCCAACGAACTTGGCAATATCATGAAGGAAATGGGCGTGGACAGCCACAAGGTCATGGATATTTTCTTCCTCGATACCAAGCTGAATATCTCCAAAGCCTATCTGAAGCCCGGATTTGCCTTCGGTGGCTCGTGCCTGCCCAAGGACGTCCGTGCCATCCGTGCCTGCGGAAAGGCGAAGGGCGTTCAGACGCATATCTTCGATGCGCTTCTAGAAGCCAATGACGAGCAGGTCCGCCGCGCCGTCAAGCTGATCAAGGAAACGGGCAAGAAAAAGATCGGCATGATGGGCCTGAGCTTTAAAGCCGGAACCGACGATCTGCGCGAAAGCCCCTTGGTTACGCTGGCCGATCTGTTGCTGAAAGAAGGCTACGAGCTGGTGATTTATGATCCGAGCGTGTTTGAAGCTTCCCAAATGGAAGGGGCGAACCAGAAGTACATCCGCGAGGGAATCCCCCAGATTTCCAAGTGTCTGGTGGAAACCGCCGGAGAATTTCTGCCGAGAGCCGAGGTCATCGTGATCGGCAACCACGGCGAAGATTACGGACAAATCATCGCGAAGACTTCCGCGCAGACCCCGATCATCGATCTGGTCCGCCTGAAAAACAATCCGGTGGAAGACCGTGCGTCCTACACCGGAATATGCTGGTAA
- a CDS encoding IS1595 family transposase, protein MSVLNQAHFHDEKAAYAFVEARLWADGRICPHCGTVDRSGALNSKSDSKNKVRIGVYKCYECRKPFTVKVGTIFESSHIKLHVWLQAMFLISSSKKGVSANQLHRTLGITLKSAWFLSHRIREAMRDGAFDLLGGEGKIVEADETYYGNKSGPAPTHNAWGTPYPAGKGGAKRAHKCAIVSLVERGGKIRSFHVDRADKATVARIVVENVAKESHLHTDESLLYKGAEAHVAEHHSVRHANKEYVRGNVHNNSVEGSFGIFKRGMKGVYQHCDEKHLHRYLSEFDFRYNNRTALGYNDEDRTATLLRGVVGKRLTYERIGKAKDAREKATA, encoded by the coding sequence ATGTCTGTATTGAACCAAGCACACTTCCATGATGAAAAAGCAGCTTACGCTTTTGTTGAAGCCAGACTTTGGGCCGATGGTCGGATATGCCCTCACTGTGGGACAGTAGATCGCTCTGGTGCTTTAAACAGCAAATCAGACAGCAAGAACAAAGTTCGCATTGGTGTTTACAAATGCTATGAGTGCCGCAAACCCTTCACAGTAAAAGTCGGCACAATCTTTGAATCCAGCCACATCAAGCTACACGTCTGGTTACAGGCCATGTTCCTGATTTCATCAAGCAAGAAAGGTGTAAGTGCTAATCAGCTTCATCGTACACTCGGCATTACCCTGAAGTCTGCTTGGTTTTTGTCACACCGTATCCGTGAGGCAATGCGCGATGGTGCTTTTGATTTGCTTGGTGGTGAAGGTAAAATTGTAGAGGCTGATGAAACTTATTACGGCAACAAATCAGGTCCAGCCCCTACTCACAATGCTTGGGGAACCCCATACCCCGCAGGCAAAGGGGGCGCAAAACGCGCACATAAATGCGCTATTGTGTCTCTCGTAGAGCGTGGAGGCAAAATCCGATCTTTCCATGTTGATCGTGCTGATAAGGCTACAGTGGCCCGTATCGTTGTTGAAAATGTTGCAAAAGAAAGCCACCTTCATACAGACGAAAGCTTGCTATACAAGGGCGCAGAAGCACACGTTGCCGAACACCACAGTGTGCGCCATGCCAATAAAGAATATGTGCGTGGCAATGTGCACAATAACAGTGTCGAAGGCTCTTTCGGGATTTTCAAACGCGGCATGAAGGGTGTTTATCAACACTGTGATGAAAAGCACCTTCACCGCTATCTTTCAGAGTTTGATTTTCGCTATAACAATCGGACTGCGTTGGGCTATAATGATGAAGACCGTACAGCTACCCTGCTGCGCGGGGTTGTCGGTAAACGCCTGACATATGAAAGAATTGGTAAAGCGAAAGATGCCAGAGAAAAAGCCACCGCGTAA